agttttttgatcttagcccaccagattgatgtaaggtggaatctcattttgatatgcatttccctggtgactaaggactgTGAACTCAGCTTCtcgccatttgagattcctctgttttgaACTCTCTGCTTAACTCTGTATCCTGGTTTAATTggttcatttgttgttttgggAGTTACCTTCCTgggttctttatatgttttggatattagccctctattagatgtggggttagtgaagttttttcccccaatctgtatgttgctgatttgtcttattgactgtgCCTTTTGTCTTatagaatcttttcagtttcatgaggcccatttatcagttcttgattttagagcctgaaccattggatttctatttagaaaattttTCTCTGTGCCAATGAGCTatctcttactttctcttctattcaacactcctccattgctggtgggattgcaaactggtacaaccactctggaaattaacctggcagttccacagaaaattggaattaGATCCACCcgaagacccaggtataccattcttgggcatatacccaaaagatgccccatcataaCATAGGgactccactgtgttcatagaggCCTTGTTTGTAATAGCCAAAATGTTGAAccagcctagatgtccctcaaacgaagaatggatacagaaaatgtggttcatttacataatagaaTACTAATTAGttattaataaagaaagcaccatgcattttgcaggcaaatgaatggaactacaaaatatcatcctgagtgaggtaacttagatcCCAAAGACATACATacgacaggagcctagcatggttgtcctctgagaggcccaaccagtagctgactaagacaggcacagatatttacacccaaccattggactgaagttggggaccctgTGTTTAAATTAGGGGAAGGACGGAGGAAGCTGAAGAGTAGGatgaccccatagaaagaccagcagcctcaactaacctgaacccctgggagctcccagacactaagccaccaaccagttAGCATACATGAACTGGTCACAGGCCCTGACACATATATGGCAGAAAACTACCTGgtccggcctcagtgggagaggtgggAGGCCCCAAAGAGGAGGGAATGCTGGTGGGGGAGAAGCAACGGGATGAGGAACTCTGGGAGTGAGAACTAGAAGGGAGGGGAACAGCTGGATtgtaatcaatcaatcaaacaaacaaacaaataaataaatgaaagaccaTTTCTTAGCTTCATGTGGAAAAATACAAGAACTTAGGATATTGACaacaatcctgtataataaaagaacttctggtggtatcactattcctgatctcaagctgtactcaTAACAATAGTAATAAGAGCCACATGGTATTTTCATGAAAATAGACAGGTTGAGCAATGGACTTGAAgtaaagacccagaaagaaattCACATACCTAAGGATAcctgattttgacaaagaagccaaaaccatgcaagggaaaaatgaaagcatcttcaccaAATGTTGCTGGCCTAACTTGGTATGTGTATGCAGAAGAATACAAACAGATCCCTATCTATCACCCCAAACAAAAGTAAAGTCCCAGGGGATCAACAATCTCAACATAACCCTGGATATATTAAATCCAATAGAaaggaaagtggggaatagccttgagtGCATTTGTACAAGAGATAACTTtctaaacagaataccaacagctGAGGTATTAACACCAACAGTTCATGAatgtgacttcatgaaactgaaaagcttctgttaggcaaaggacactgcaagtaggacaaaatggcagcctacagaatgggcaAAAGATCTTCCCTAACCCTACATatgacaaagggctaatatccaatatatataaaaaattggACAGCAACAAGCCAAATAACCCAGCTAAAAatgggaacagagctaaacagaattctcaacagaagaaattCTAATGGCTGTGAATCAATTAAAAATACTCAGGTCCTTAGTCTTCAGCAGAATGTGaatcaaaatgattctgagattccatcttataccaATGataatggctaaaataaaaaatttcaagtgTCATTTCATGCCGTTGAGGACATGGAGGAAAGCAAAATTGtagaaccactttggaaatcaatttgttaGCTTCTAAGAAAATTGGGAGTAGAGAGCAGCTGTCTGCAGCCTTGACTGAGGTGGAAAGGTTGGCGGAACTCACTGGCCGTCCCATGAGAGTTGTCGGCTGGTACCATTCGCACCCTCACATAACGGTGTGGTCTTCACACGTGGATGTTCGCACGCAAGCCATGTACCAAATGATGGACCAAGGCTTCGTGGgacttattttcttctgtttcataGAAGACAAGAACACAAAGACCGGACGTGTCCTCTACACTTGCTTCCAATCCGTACAAGCCCAGAAAAGCTCAGACTATGAGAGAATCGAAATCCCCATCCACGTCGTTCCTCACGTCACCATCTGGAAAGTTTGCCTGGAGTCCGAGGTGGAGCTGCCGAAGATCCTGTGTCAGGAGGAGCAGGACGCGTACAGGCGGATCCATAGCCTCACACATCTGGACTCGGTGACCAAGATCCACAATGGCTCGGTCTTCACCAAGAATCTGTGCAGCCAGATGTCGGCGGTGAGTGGGCCTCTGCTGCAGTGGTTAGAGGACAGATTGGAGCAAAACCAGCAGCATCTGCGGGAGCTGCAGCGGGAGAAGGAGGAGGTCATGGTGGAGCTGCGTTCGCTCGAATAAAGCGAGggagcagcaaaaaaaaaaaaaaaaaaatcccgggGGGGGGGTGGAGTGAACGGAAATACCTCGTGTacaatttaataaacaaaaatcaattttgaaaaaGATAGAGTCAGAGGGCCTACATTAACATAACTTCAAGATTTATTATTGTAAAGCTACAGTGATCAAGATACGATGATATTTGCAGAAGAATCAATGCAACAGGGaagaaaatccagaaataaacccaacaATAATGTGCTTAACTACGTTTGAAAAAGTACAAATGTAACTTTTATAGATTGAGCTCCGAAGCCGAAGCTGTGGAATAACTAGGAATAATAGGGTGTCAAAGTAGCAGAATGAGGGAGCTTCAAAGCCCAATGTTTGACATGCCGCTATTAAACTGTTCTTCTGGAATctctacaataaaaaaaaaaaaaaaaaagtacaaatgtgATTCAAAGAGGAAAAGACAGTCATTTATTTCAACAAATCAAACCTTCTCAAGCtaacaaaatatatacaataaataaataaatatgtaaaagaatCTCTGAATGTATCACGGATTTAAATCCAATATGGAAGACTTAGGGAAAAAAAGTTATTCCAGAAAAATTTTCAGGACTTAAGGACTTAACATTTTTACTCCAAAGCACAATatcacaagaaaacaaagtagaGAGATTGAACTTTGTTAAAATTAAAgctgtttattctgcagaaagatgaagaggaaacCGTCGGCGAAAAAGATGTGTCTGAAACTCGGAAGTAAATAGCAccagtagaaatgaaaagagacgTAAACATTGTCACTAAAAATGGTGAAAATAGCAAGTCCTGTTGAGGAGGCAAATGAGATTCCTCACCAGTGATGGGAATGTAAAAATTCATCGACTGGGTAGAAaagtttggaatttttttttaagttaaacatACACTTAGCATGACCCAGCCACCAAGCCACACTGTCTTGGTACAAAAACTTTTACAAAATTTTTCTTGGTAGTTTTATCTGTGAAAGCTGCAAATCAGAAACAGCCCAGATTTTCTACAGTGAGTCCACAGCTAGAGAAACTGTTCTTATGGTGGAATATTACTGTGTAGGAAAAAGGAACATACCGCCTAATGGTTTtgtcactgaactacatctcAGCCTGACTTAACTGGATTTGGAATCATGTAAATACAACGTGTACATGAAGgtgttctgtccccagctccgaaaaaaagaaccaaaaaaaaaaagtttaagtggGGAGAGAAGACTGATCTTTAATGTAGGTGACACCATTCCATGGGGTAGGGCccaagactgaataaaaagaagggaATGATCAGATCATCGGGTCTGTCAAACATGGAATATATGCCTTCAAAttgtgagccaagataaacccTTCCTTACGTAAGTTGCTTTTAGCAGGTCTTttgtcaaagaaataaaaaagtaaaaaagcagtGACCTGTCATCTAAGATGGCTCTACCCATCAAAACTACCTTTTAAAATTGACAAAAATATGTAAGCCAGTTCCAGTTTTCATGTGCTTAGCAGAttgatgttcattttcttttgctggTGAAAAGTGGCTCCTTTAAAACAAATACCCTAAAGATAGTTGGATCTTGATTTTTAATCCAGCCAGcaagttttcatttcttcattggtAAATCAGGTGTATTTGCATTTAAGATTATACATGGAAGATGATTACTTATTTTAACTACTTTGTTCATTGATTTTCTGGTTGactgtttattgttttctttctctccatttgggGTTTGCTTGTTTACTTAGACAGAAATCACCTGATCATTGCAATAAATGaatagaagactttaaaaaaaaaaaagaaaattgggagtagttctacctcaagacccatgTACATCACTCCTGGGCCCAAAgttgctccaccataccacaaataTACTTGCtcacctatgttcatagcagcgttgTTATACTCAGGAACTAGAAATAGCCTAGATttccaactgaagaatggataaagaaaatgtggtacattatgCCATGGAACACCACTCagacagtaaaaacaaaacaaaaaaaaatcataaagtttGAGGTCAAATATATGGAGCTAGAGACTATAATTCGGAGGGAGGTCATAAGATCCAGAAAGACAGTAATGTCATAGATATTAGCCGTAGTACAGGATAACCATCCTACAATTGACAGACCCAAAGATGCTAAGTAACAAGGCGGGGTGATGAGTCTTACACCGAAGTGGAAATCTAAGCGACATCAGAGGTGGATGAAGGGCAAAAAAACTGTGTGGGAGACCTATACCCAGAGTTAACCCTGTgatacagctctctgtacccagatcctgctgggcgaaagccagtctccaagagtgctgacacactggcagaacatgtcaaatacagaggcatacactagcagcaaaccactgagttgagaacaggacccctgttggaggaattagagaaaggattgaaagagctgaagaggcttacaaccccataagaataacaatgccaacccaccagagcttccagggactaaactgctacTGAAAgcctgacccagggctccaactgcatatgtagcagaggatggccttgttgggcaccagtggaaagaaaagcccttggtccgccaaggttggacccacagtaCAAGGGAATGTAGGGTATGGGTTGGTAAGGGTGATGGATGGGGAGAAACAACCTTatgagggagggg
The DNA window shown above is from Rattus rattus isolate New Zealand chromosome 5, Rrattus_CSIRO_v1, whole genome shotgun sequence and carries:
- the LOC116900949 gene encoding lys-63-specific deubiquitinase BRCC36-like, yielding MNWSQALTHIWQKTTWSGLSGRASKKIGSREQLSAALTEVERLAELTGRPMRVVGWYHSHPHITVWSSHVDVRTQAMYQMMDQGFVGLIFFCFIEDKNTKTGRVLYTCFQSVQAQKSSDYERIEIPIHVVPHVTIWKVCLESEVELPKILCQEEQDAYRRIHSLTHLDSVTKIHNGSVFTKNLCSQMSAVSGPLLQWLEDRLEQNQQHLRELQREKEEVMVELRSLE